The following DNA comes from Treponema primitia ZAS-1.
ATTTTTGGCGGAAAGAGCATTACCGGAACGGCTACGAGATCCTTTACACCCCCCACATCGGGAAATCCTGGCTCTGGGAGACCTCGGGTCACCTGGGCTTCTATAAGGGAAACATGTATTCCCCTATGGAGATTGACAACCAGGACTATATCATCAAACCCATGAACTGTCCCTTTCATATAATGATTTACAAGAACAAGGGACGGAGTTACCGGGATCTGCCCCTGCGCTGGGCGGAACTGGGCACGGTCTACCGCTATGAGCGATCCGGGGTGCTCCACGGCCTGCTAAGGGTCCGGGGCTTTACCCAGGACGATGCTCATATCTTCTGTACCCCCGACCAGATTGAAGGTGAAATTCGGGAAGTACTGCGGTTTAGCCTCAATCTCTGGAAGGTCTTTGGTTTTAAGGATATCAAGGCATACCTGGCCACTAAGCCTGCGGAGTCCGTGGGGGAGCAGAGCCGTTGGGATACCGCCCTGGAATCCTTACGTAAGGCGATTACCGCCGAGGGGTTGGACTACGAGATGGATGAGGGGGGCGGCGCCTTCTACGGCCCCAAGATAGACCTGAAGATAAAAGACGCCCTGGGCCGGGAGTGGCAGATGACCACCATCCAATTCGACTTTAACGAGCCCGAGCGTTTCGACATGACCTTTGTGGATGCCGATGGCCAGCATAAGCGGCCCTACATGGTCCACCGGGCCCTGCTGGGTTCCTTGGAACGGTTCTTCGGGGTGCTCATCGAACACTTTGGCGGCGCCTTCCCGGTGTGGATCGCCCCGGAACAGGTGGCGGTGATCCCCGTGGCGGAGGGTTTTAACGAATATGCCAAGAAGATTACCGCAGAACTCAAGGCCCGTGACCTCCGGGTTACGGCGGAACTGGACGATGGCAGGCTCAACGCGAAGATCCGGGAATGCCAGAACCGGAAGATCCCTTACATGCTGGTGGTAGGGGAGCGGGAAGCCGGCGAGGGAACCGTGTCCATCAGGCTGCGGGACGGGAGACAGCTCCCGGCAATGAAGATAGCGGAATTTGCCGATTACGCAATAAA
Coding sequences within:
- the thrS gene encoding threonine--tRNA ligase, yielding MSDEKKNQAQLEVSSRLALIRHSVSHVMAQAVTRLFPGTKVAIGPSIENGFYYDFQFPPSAEGKAPLVEEDIPAIEAEMKRIIDSKQDFVQIELSRDEALKRFVDEPFKAELINELPADAAITIYENRDAGGAVQWVDLCRGPHVANSREINSAAFKLMSIAGAYWRGDENRPMLTRIYGTAWETPKDLKAHLAFLEEVEKRDHRRLGKELDLYSIHEEAGAGLIYWHPNGGRMRVAIEDFWRKEHYRNGYEILYTPHIGKSWLWETSGHLGFYKGNMYSPMEIDNQDYIIKPMNCPFHIMIYKNKGRSYRDLPLRWAELGTVYRYERSGVLHGLLRVRGFTQDDAHIFCTPDQIEGEIREVLRFSLNLWKVFGFKDIKAYLATKPAESVGEQSRWDTALESLRKAITAEGLDYEMDEGGGAFYGPKIDLKIKDALGREWQMTTIQFDFNEPERFDMTFVDADGQHKRPYMVHRALLGSLERFFGVLIEHFGGAFPVWIAPEQVAVIPVAEGFNEYAKKITAELKARDLRVTAELDDGRLNAKIRECQNRKIPYMLVVGEREAGEGTVSIRLRDGRQLPAMKIAEFADYAINKVNAKDLEL